The sequence ATCTTTGCCTCATCTTCTACTCCAGTGGTTATAGAAAGCACGAATAATAGTGACAGGAAGAAAGATGTAAGAGGAGAGCGCAATACTAGTACGAGAAAGTTGTGGATATGCCATCGTATAGAACACAGGGGTGAATGCTTACGGAAATTATTAACTATTTGTTTGAGATATCATTTATCGGAATAATTGGCTTATAATTATGCTGCAGCTATGTTTCTGGCAGCTCTCCTCGATGACTTCATTTGTGCCGAAGCATTGGAAGGAGATACCAGAATAAAACATTCCTTCTTAGAGGCCCGTTCTCATGGGTTTGTCATTACTTGAAAAACAATTACTTGTAACTTGTACGAAAAGTCCTACATAGCATGACTAGCTGTAGCTGATCAGAGACGAACTAAAGCTGTCAGATCTAGATGCATGtgaaatcataaaatcattaatgtgCTGAAGGAAGCTTAatgagaaaaagaaacaaaaaggatGTAACATTTTGGCTTTTAATAGATGATTTGTTTGTTGAACGAAGGCTTGTCCTTCCTTTTAAGTTTATGTCCTTTTTCCAACTAACGAATACAATAACCTTATGATTCCTTTATGTTAGGGCCATCGCACCTGGTGTGTTGGATTCTGATTTTTTGGGGCTTCAGACTTTACGTCATGTTATGCGTATGACTCGCACATGGGATTCAACTATGTCCATGATTCCAAAAGGTGGTGATACCATTTGGGGTGGTTTTGATTGGTCGCCAGAAGGCGGCTATGAGTGTAGCCCCAAGAAGCATAAGAACAATGATTCTCATGCTTCCAAAGATGTTGATGGGACTTCCAAGCATAAGAATAATGATTCTCATGCTTCCAAAGATGTTAATGGGGCTTCCAAAGATGTTGATGGGGAGACGGTTAAATCTCAATCACAAAGTGTCAACTATGGCAGAATTGTTTCTTTTGGGAAACATGTTGCGGAGACACCTTCAGCCAAgatacagcaaattgattttcggGTAATTATACACTGTAACTGGTTGGTCCTGTTTCCCAAGAAGGCATATGCATTAGCATGTAGGAATTTCATTATTGTTTCAGATTTAACATATGGCTACAATCAACCtgttaatttatattttcttctggCAGCTGTTTATCTTGCTCATTGCAAATTATCATGAAACATTGCGTACACTGAGAGcttcatgttaatccaaaataatTGAAGAAACATTGTTCATCTAATGTTAAATTAGTCAGGTTTAGCATAAGCAAGTCACCACCTGAAATATCTTATAATTGAATAATGGCAAGTGCCTCCGCTGCTTGTTGGTCACCCACAATACCAATGTTCAATTTATCTCCTGTTTTTTTGTCAATTCAATATTTGATAATACTTGTAGTTATCACTATGATTCTGACTGTTGCAAACGCAAATGCTTGCAAATAGCAATTCAATTACAGCTATCTATGTGCCTGCATATATAGTTGCTAATTGCAAGTGCGATATAACACGGTTGTTTGGATAGCTGCAAGTGATGTGATATGGTGATTCTTTGATTTACCAGTTGAATTTTGGTTTtgggagggagagggaggagaaaAATTACCTCTCCCAACTATCACGAGGTTAATGTTTTTGTTTGTGCAACACTTATTTATCGCACTCATGCACAAAAGAAGTCAATTGTCTCAAACGTTTGCAAGAATGATTATCAGAGTCATGCACAAAAGAAGTCAATCTTCTCAAATGATTGCAAGAATGATTTTCACACAtgcacaaaaaaaaataatcttctCAAACAATTGCAAGAATGAAGGTCTTGGGCTACTCCACACGTGCATAATTTCTCAAAGGGGAGTTCAACACAAACTATAATAAATGTTGGGATTTTATTATAAGAAATAAAGCTTATAACATGATACAGTGCTGCAGTGGCCCTAAGAGCATGGATAGAGGACATCGTCACCCAAACATTGTGCAGGAGCGAAGTGGTCAATGTTTATGAATTTTGCTCTATTTCCTGGCCATTTGGTTGATACGATGGTGGTTCTTGTCTGTTTACTTTTCATTTATTGTTAGTTTCACTTGATTCAGGAATTACTACATCATGATCTTCTTAGTTGTCAAGAATTTGTCTTTGCATGTCATATTTTAGATATCCATCTCTTTAAATCTGATGAACTGTTTTATGGCTTGCATAAATTCGCAAGTTCTGTCATTGCTTGTGATCAAGCTAGTTGGATTAATAAAGTCATATTTTGTTAAAACTCATTCTACATGCTTTTACAATGATGTATTCTTCTGTAAATACAGGGTGCAGTTAAGGGAAACAATGTTGCCCATTCAAATGCTTCATGTCGGGAAATTTGGACGGAGTACCATGAATTGGGGTGGGCAGGAATCAAAGCGGTTGCTGACTATAAAGCATATACAGCTAGTTCCCTCTTGgatcttctccattttgttgctcCAAAGATGATGCAGCGAGGAAGTCAACATTTTTCGTATGGAATTGCTGATAATCTAGATGACCCAAAGTATATGCACCATAAATATTGGTCAAATCCCTTGGAGACAAAGTAAGGCTCCACCTTAAAATAACCCAATATCCTTACATTTTGCTTGCTGTTTGGCCTATTCCTCATAAAAATTACTTTTAGTAATATAGTAATTTAATGAAACAAAGATCTCCCAGAAATTATCCAAAGTTACTCTAAAAGTCTATACCATTTACACAGTCTATACAGTGGGTTtagttctttattttttattttaatttttaaagaaTTGGAAATGGATGGTTTACATTATGTATTCTGGCTGAATGCTGCTGCTCCACTAGTGCCCCAATTATTCTCCTTTGATACCTCATGTTTGTCCATTCTTCTGGGAATTCGATATTTTAGGACAAAATTAAATTGTCCATAACAACGAGAATACAACTAATATTTCTCACCAAAGTACCATTTATATACAACCTGTATATATCATAGAGGAACTTTATGATTGTACTGATAGCAAGATTATGCTCCTGATTTCTTTATGCTTGTACAAATCACCATGTTTAATCTTATCCTTTTCAGGTTACCAAATGCTCCCGATATGGAGATATATTCTCTTTATGGAGTGGGAATTCTTACAGAAAGAGCATATGTTTACAAGTTATCCCCTTCTGCTGAGTGCTACATTCCGTTTCAGATTGATACCTCAGCCAACGGTGGACATCAACAAAACTGCTTGCAGGGTGGTGTTTACTTGGCTGATGGTGACGAGACCGTGCCAGTGTTAAGTGCAGGTTACATGTGTGCAAAAGGATGGCGTGGAAAAACCCGGTTCAATCCCTCTGGTATAAAGACATACGTGAGGGAGTACAATCATGCTCCTCCAGCAAATCTCTTGGAAGGCCGGGGCACACAGAGTGGTGCCCATGTTGATATAATGGGCAACTTTGCTTTGATAGAGGATGTTATCAGAGTAGCAGCAGGAGCCACTGGAGAAGACTTGGGTGGTGGTGATCAAGTGTATTCTGATATATTTAAATGGTCAGAGAAGATCAACCTACGCCTATAAATTCAGACGATAATTCCCGTAAAGTGAAATACGCCTATAAATTCATATTTTGGTTGGAGCTAAACCTGGAGATAAATTTGAGAATAGCAGGAACACAATTTGACAGCAAATCGAAATTGACGTTCAAAAGCTTGTTGGAACCTTGTGACGCCATTGATGTTGGATTGAATTGGTTTACCCAACTTGTGGGACAACTCAATGGGGGAATCAGATTACTTTTGTATTCTTTTGACTCAAAATATTTGAGGACAGCTTAAATGGTTTTATGACAATGTACAGACTCTTGTTGATTATGAGCAACCAACGTGAAAAGAGTTGATGAGTTCTCGAAGAAGGAGATCCAAAATTGAACATGTGGAAGATGGATTAGATGACGATCTTATGACATTGTAGATATGAATGGGgaaccaaaaagaatcataaaatattttgctGACGAAACAATTTACAATATAGCATGGATCATGAACTCATTGCTTAGCTAGCGAAAATGCTCAATGCAAAACTGACATAACGAAATAAATAGCTATTATCTATGACTCCAGGCCGGcatacaatctctcctttttggcTTTTAGCTTCTCGATCTCATTAATTTTCTCCATTATCGCTTCATGACTGCTGCCCAACAGCTGCTTCTCCAAAATCGCTATCTGCCTGTCGATGCTTTTGATCTGTCAATAAGATAAGAAGAATATAAGATAGTGAGCGAATTGATAGATGGGAATGGAGCGACGATCGAGTGAGAATTAACCTTTCGGCTAGGCCAGCGGGCCACTCCATTTCGACGGCAGGCGTGCTTGATTGCAGTGGAACAGAGCTTGAGCCTCTTTGCAGCGTCTGCTATGGGGAGGTGGAAGTAATCTGCCAATTCCTTCAGGCTCATGTTGTGTGCACGTTCTCTCTGTCTCACCACACCCACCCGAGTCAACATACGAGTAAGAGAAGCACTCCTATTCCCCACCAAAGCATGTTTAGATCGACGGATTACTATTACCTGCGCAGCGAGTCCAGTCTTGATCTTTGCCCTGGCCGAAGCAACCATGGGGGCTTGTGCTTCAATAGAAAGAGATGTGTTTTCCGTAGGAACAGTACCTGCTAACATAAGGGAAAAGTTCACACTGAAGCGAAAGCACGTACGTGTGCATGCATGCATAAGTGCCTCACCTGGAGCTTGCTCCGATGGCTGCAACCATGATTCCATGATACTGTAATCTGGCAATTCCGTCTTGACGCCACCACAGAGGGCGTTGTAATATGGTGTCGCTGTGTCCTGCATGATGACGGAGCCATCAGCATCCAACAACATAATGTACATCTTCAGAAACCCTTCAACCCACGCGCCCGTCTGCGTGCTAAGACTGCAAGAAATGAAACCACCATATCACCGTCGAGGCCATGAAGTGGGTTTGCACGAGGACAACGAAACCAAGTCTTACTTGATGTAGTAGAAATCCACAGTGCCATGCTGACCCATCTCGCCCTGATGTTCTATCTCAAATATCGCATGGGTGAAGAAGCCTGGACCTCCATGGACCACAACCTTCACATTCTGAAATCCTACAAGCATCACACACGGAGGATTACTAGAACGTAACTGCACCTTCCGCTCTCCTTTCCAAGAAGATGAAACGTAGGGTTCCGACATGCGTACCGTTGGAATGAACCAGTTCTCTTAATACGCAGCAGTTGGTGCAGTCCAACTGGCCCGGCTGGAACTGGACGAAGACGGGATCGACGACCTCGGTGTTCCTGGAACTACCCTCTCCGGAGTCGAAATCCTGCACACCCTGGAGAATGGACTCGTAGTTGAGACCCCACACGGGTGAATCATCGTACGCTGGTTCCGGAGTTTGGTCCAGCCGCGCAGGGTGGTGGTCATtggggagcggcggcggcggcggcggcagcgggagAGGTTCCGGGTCGGAGAAGTTGAGATAACGGAGGATGTCGTCCTCGGCGTCGGATCGATCAGGCTTGTCCATACCACAACCCGGCGTTCCGACACAACGGTGTGCTGTGGTGGCCGGGCCGGAGCGTGAAGGGGTGGACAAGGTGATCGACGTCAGTGTGTGGAGAATGAATGCGAGTAGGGCTCGGGGGTTAAATAAGGCGGGAAAAGTGACGGTTATGGGATCCTGTAAAAGGAAACCAACCAACACTGTGTTGTCGGAGACGGACGCGTCTCCTGAGACGCTCGTTTCGGGTTACTTCCTGCTGATCCGCAGCCTCTCCTCATCTTATCATTCTCTATCGCCTTAAGTGTGGTCGTGGTAAGAGCTGATTTGTCATTATATTATGGAATCGTTTAAGCAAAGAGACGGCCTACGGCTCACGAGGCCACACACCCAATGGAGCGGGGCCATGCCACGCGTCCAATCTTTATTGGGGTCTATAAGAAGGCCCATCAAGCCCTCGCGTCCGCATATAATATCCTGCTCTGTGGACGCGGCCGCATAGACTGTAGTACGAGAGGGTTCGCGCCACAATGCTCGTCTCATGAAATTAATTTGTATTGTTAGGAAAGTTGTGTTAATTAATGGATCCCTTCTTTTCTATCATCTATTCGAAGTCATTAATTATCTTACTCGTACTTGAACgacataaatgaatcaaatagtATTCCTCGACTAACATTTCATCTCTTTTCTTCACATCCTCGCTCTCAAGAATTGTTAATCGTAGCCAAAGTAATCAACTGATGAGTGTTTACCCACTTCACTATTATTATAATGAATTTTGTGGATATTGAATCTGATGGGAGAGTCTTAATATCCTTTTCAAATGGCttcttattaattaattatattgatttattatccttttcaaatgatgatttaatataataaataataattaaattaaaaaaaattaatttatttaatcaaaagtgatgataaattttaaaaatttattataattagtGACTATATAATATATGTTCAACTAATGTTATGATGAATTTTGATTATTTAGTGCATCAGAAATTCAAAATCAACTAATATCAAGACCTAACGCGTCTCGATGttggaaagtaattattttttctaCAAAATTATATCAGTGTTAAAATTAGTAAGTAGTTTAGAAAGACttagaaaaaattaaatataatactAATTAGAAAGAGTAAGAATCATCAATTTTGTGCAtctaagattttttattttatttttttagatcatTTGATTTAAAAAGTAATATGGTTATATGAAATCATCAAACGTTACTCAAACATAAATAGTCACTTGAACTagtgaatattattattagtGTAATTACATATTCTATTCTTATGATGAGATGTTTAACGACGTATCCAAATTGATATAATAgataatatgataatttatagTCTAAGCATTAGGCTCCTTATAAAAAATACATTACAATGAGTTGAACATAACAATaagaaactaaaaataataaatcataccTCATCTAACTCATCTAaatatttcttcttccttttgagATATAGGTCCTAAAATCAACAAATGAAGCTCTCACAAGACATCTAACTCAATGATCGGAGCTAATTTACAATGATTCGTGAAGACCAGCTAAGTCAATTAATTAGCACGTAATAAACTCAACACTCTTCACTCAATTACTCTTTCATCTATAGTTTGGGGTCTTTCATTCTTTCTAATggcataaattaataataatatagaaACAAATCTTGACAGAAGCCCCAACTCTCTGCCTATTCCACTTCCCTATCATGCTGTATTCCTACGCTTCTGAGGGAGTGATGTGTGGAAGTAGCCGTCAAACAAAGGAGAGTGATCTAATTTTTGGTTGGATTTATAGTTGATTTGATTCAAATAATGTGTCATTATAATAATGGTGTCACATTTAAGAGTTAAATGACTAATATTTAGGATCTTTTATTAGGAGTTAACATATCaattaaatagtttaaaattttaatccataacaaaatataatgagctaattatatattacctcatATAATTAGTTATTCTTAGTATTTTCGTTACtacactttcaaaaattatattgagatttttttttaactatataaaattatcttttaaactctgggatcttaatattttactttGATAAGTATAGAAATCTTAATGTATTTTTTGAAAGTATAAAGATTGAAATATTAAAAGAGACTAATTATAAAGGATGATTTATAATTTATCTAAATATATGATATTGATTAGTATTTTATTGTA comes from Musa acuminata AAA Group cultivar baxijiao chromosome BXJ3-3, Cavendish_Baxijiao_AAA, whole genome shotgun sequence and encodes:
- the LOC135634177 gene encoding phospholipid:diacylglycerol acyltransferase 1-like, which encodes MAMLRRRKGPPAPPPPPPSEDHSSASPVASSPKAEVNETEKAKASEKVRKERKGRWSCLDSCCWFVGVICSAWWLLLFSYNAMPASFPQYVTEAITGPLPDPPGVKLQKEGLKANHPVVFVPGIVTGGLELWEGHQCADGLFRKRLWGGTFGEVYKRPLCWVEHMSLDNETGLDPPGIRVRPVTGLVAADYFAPGYFVWAVLIANLARIGYEEKTMYMAAYDWRMSFQNTEVRDKMLSRIKSNIELMVSTNGGRKVVVIPHSMGVLYFLHFMKWVEAPAPMGGGGGPNWCADHIKAVMNIGGPFLGVPKAVAGLFSAEAKDVAVARAIAPGVLDSDFLGLQTLRHVMRMTRTWDSTMSMIPKGGDTIWGGFDWSPEGGYECSPKKHKNNDSHASKDVDGTSKHKNNDSHASKDVNGASKDVDGETVKSQSQSVNYGRIVSFGKHVAETPSAKIQQIDFRGAVKGNNVAHSNASCREIWTEYHELGWAGIKAVADYKAYTASSLLDLLHFVAPKMMQRGSQHFSYGIADNLDDPKYMHHKYWSNPLETKLPNAPDMEIYSLYGVGILTERAYVYKLSPSAECYIPFQIDTSANGGHQQNCLQGGVYLADGDETVPVLSAGYMCAKGWRGKTRFNPSGIKTYVREYNHAPPANLLEGRGTQSGAHVDIMGNFALIEDVIRVAAGATGEDLGGGDQVYSDIFKWSEKINLRL